A segment of the Microcystis aeruginosa FD4 genome:
CTAATTTTTGATAACATTCTTCTAGTAGATTGGGGATATTTTCTTCTATCTCAGTTTGAGTATAAGGTGCATTCTCTTGAAACGTCTCTAATAAATTTTCCTGTTGATAGTCTGTAGAAGATTGAGGAATTGAGACTTTAGTATCAACAGAAAATTTTTCAGATTCACTATTATTACTTTGAGAACTTACCTTCTTCAATTTTATTGATAAATATAGACGTGCATTATCAAAATCAAGAGAATTTCGATTGATAAAATTATCATGCGAAATACTCGCCTTTGATCTTTGAGTAACTTCTTCTAAAACAGAATCACTTGGAACTTCTATCTTTTTTTTTATCTATAAGTGATCGCAAATTTTGAACAACAGATAATAAGACTTTATCTTGCTCTGCTTCAGGTAAAATATAAAGAGGATTACGAGGAGAATTATTACGGGGAGACTGAGCTTGATTTAAGTAAAATGTTTTAGCTTCTCCCTGTTCATTCGTGTAGTGAAAAGGAACATTTTCAACATCTGCATATTTAACAAATAAAGGAATTATCCGTACTTCTTTATCTTCAAATCTTTGCAAAAGACGAGGTAACTCTTCATTATGAACATAAGTAGAATTAAGAATAGCTTGACTTACTAAAACAACTGCTACCGTTACTTTGGGTAAGACTTCTTTAATCTTTTCATCCCAAATATCCCCCTGTTCTAAATCAAGATCTGACCAGACTATTTGTTTCTCAAAGTTAAGAGATTGCAGAAATTCTAAAAGCCTATCTCTCCATATTTCATCTTTGTGGGAATAACAAATAAAAATTGAGGGCATTTCTTTTTCCTTTAATTCTGAATCTAATTGGTCAATCTCAGTTTGTTTTTGATTATATTTTGTTGAGGGTTCTCCCGATGGATTGACTTCTGCTTGAGACGAAACTTTATTGGTCAATATGTCAGAATTAGACAACAATTGTGGAGTTAGATGTTCTGATATTCCTGCTATCTCAATAGAATTACAGCCTAATTTATAAGCAAATTCCACCGTCCTTCCTGCGCCTAAAGCATCATAGAAACCCACCGCAAACTCAATGGCTGCTTTATCCCCAATGGCTTTGCTCATCCCCACCACATAAGAAATATGCTCTGCGATCGCTTTTGCTTGAACCTCCGAATAACAAGCATTGAGAACTACACATTCTATTTGGTCAGCAAATAAGTTAAATAAACTTGCTAATGCTTGAGCCTCAAGCCTCAACGGGAGCATCTCACCTTTGTAATAAGTAGAAATGCTTAATGAACTCAATAAAAAAGTTAAAAAAGGCAACCATTTAGATAGGCAGAGCGATGACGAAGGACTTGCGGTACATTACCAGATTCCCAACTTGCACCAGTAATTTTAAGACGATGAGCAATTTGTTTAATTTTTGATTCAACAGAGCCAGAGCCAATCGAAATGCCCTCTGCCTGCAAATAACCATAATTGACAATTCGATGTTTATGCTTGTTCAAATAAATAATAAAATTCTCCACTTGCGGCTCTGACCATCCCTCAAAACAGGAGATAGCAGCATCCACTTCCCCCTTCCATAGAAAACATTTTACCTCATCAATCCGCTGGAATGACCCGCCAACTTTATAGAGGTTTTCGATTAAATGATACCAATCCAATATTTCAATTCTTTCCTGTTTCTCTCCTATCTGACCAAATAAATTCCAGATACCATCATGTCCATCTCCTAAACAAATTAAAGGTTCAGCCAAAACTTGAGAATTAACCAAATCTAATAAAGCCGAGTTATCTTGAAAAAAGGCCGCTACCCCCAGTTGATGAAAACTCACTGCTTTATAATCACGCCAAATCAAGGCTTTTCCCTTGGCAGTTCTTAGTCGTACCTTACCGCCATCTATGCTCATTTCTTCGACTTCAACTTCTGGGTTAGACGGTAATTCTTCAAAAGCATAGCGATGTACGAGGCGTTGTTGGGTACTGTGAGAAACAGCAATTCCTGTCAATGATTTGATTTTCTGCGCCGATTTCTCGTAGGATTCATCGCCACTTAATAGCAAACAGTTCTTCTCTAACATTGGACTCATCTGAGTCCGAGGCTTTACTTCTAACTTCTTCGCTTGTTTTTCTGTAATTGGTAATTCGCCCAAAATACTTTTTACTTTTCTTGTCCGACCGGCTGTTTCTCCTGTGCTTGTTTTGACAAAAAAATACCGATTTCTGGGTTGACATACTGAATCATTAAATCTCTAACAGTCTCTTCTATCTCTGCCAAGTTATTAAATTTCTCAACTTGGGATTGTTCATAAAGACATTGCCCTAACTCTTGACATAACTCTTTAATTCTTTTTTCATTTTCTGATAACATTGGACTGTTCCTCCCATCGAGATATATTCTGAATCGTAAGTTATAACTATTATAATCTCATTTCTCTTTGTGATCAGGTTCAAGATTTTCTAGTTTTTGACTGCTATAAGCATTAATACTCATTGCACAAGTGAGATGCTCCCAGCCTCAACTAGCTTAACTTGACCTGTTTCATCTTCAAAGGCTAACCCTTCTTCCCCCGCACCATGTCCTGAAAAATGGACAATGTTCGGCTCAAAGTCGAGGATGGCACGGTGAATATCTCTGTACCTCACGGCTTGCCCTGTTTCAATGACGAAATT
Coding sequences within it:
- a CDS encoding toll/interleukin-1 receptor domain-containing protein; translation: MPFLTFLLSSLSISTYYKGEMLPLRLEAQALASLFNLFADQIECVVLNACYSEVQAKAIAEHISYVVGMSKAIGDKAAIEFAVGFYDALGAGRTVEFAYKLGCNSIEIAGISEHLTPQLLSNSDILTNKVSSQAEVNPSGEPSTKYNQKQTEIDQLDSELKEKEMPSIFICYSHKDEIWRDRLLEFLQSLNFEKQIVWSDLDLEQGDIWDEKIKEVLPKVTVAVVLVSQAILNSTYVHNEELPRLLQRFEDKEVRIIPLFVKYADVENVPFHYTNEQGEAKTFYLNQAQSPRNNSPRNPLYILPEAEQDKVLLSVVQNLRSLIDKKKDRSSK
- a CDS encoding ISKra4 family transposase (programmed frameshift) gives rise to the protein MLSENEKRIKELCQELGQCLYEQSQVEKFNNLAEIEETVRDLMIQYVNPEIGNFFVKTSTGETAGRTRKVKSILGELPITEKQAKKLEVKPRTQMSPMLEKNCLLLSGDESYEKSAQKIKSLTGIAVSHSTQQRLVHRYAFEELPSNPEVEVEEMSIDGGKVRLRTAKGKALIWRDYKAVSFHQLGVAAFFQDNSALLDLVNSQVLAEPLICLGDGHDGIWNLFGQIGEKQERIEILDWYHLIENLYKVGGSFQRIDEVKCFLWKGEVDAAISCFEGWSEPQVENFIIYLNKHKHRIVNYGYLQAEGISIGSGSVESKIKQIAHRLKITGASWESGNVPQVLRHRSAYLNGCLF